AAAACGCCCAGTGACGGCTATATATATAGAAGTGGAAACCATCATCAGCGTCCACATTGTCTCTTCTTCTCTGAATAGATCAGAGCTCCAACACCATAGTATAAACAATGACTTCCTATCGTTCAAGCTCTGCACCATCTTATCAAGTTTCAAGCTCATCTGGAGGCTTTGGAAGTGGCTTCAGTGGTAGCAACTATGGAGGAAGCTTTAGTGGTGGTTATGGTGGTGGGTCTAGTGCAGGGTTTTCCCTAAGCTCTGCTGTGGGATCCAGTGGTGGATTCTTTTCTGGTGGCTTCAGTGGAGGCGATAAGCAGACCATGCAAAACCTCAATGACCGCCTGGCTTCCTACTTGGAGAAAGTGAGAGCACTGGAGGCTTCCAATGCTGAGCTGGAATTGAAGATCCGAGAATGGTATGCAAAACAAGTTGGTGCTGGAGCAGATGCATCTAAAGACTACAGCAAATACTACaatattatagaaacatagaaacatagaaacatagaatgtgtcggcagataagaaccatttggcccatctagtctgcccaatatactgaatactatggatagcccccggccctatcttatatgaaggatagccttatgcctatcccatgcatgcttaaaccccttcactgtatttgcagctaccacttcagcaggaaggctattccatgcatccactactctctcagtaaagtaatacttccttatattacttttaaacctttgcccctctaatttaaaactgtgtcctcttgtggtagtttttcttcttttaaatatgctctcctcctttaccgagttgattccctttatgtatttaaaagtttctatcatatcccctctgtctcttctttcttccaagctatacatattaaggtcctttaacctttcctggtaagttttatcctgcaatccatgtactagtttagtagctcttctctgaactctctctagagtatctatatccttctggagatatggcctccagtactgcgcacaatactccaagtgaggtctcaccagtgttctgtacagcggcataagaacttcactctttctactgcttatacctctccctatacacccaagcattctgctggcatttcgtgctgctctattacattgtcttcccacctttaagtcttctgaaataattactcctaaatccctttcctcagatactgaggtcaggactgtgtcaaatattctatattctgcccttgggtttttacgccccaggtgcattatcttgcacttatccacattaaatttcagtttacagagttctgaccattcttctagttttcctaaatccttttccatttggcgtttccctccaggaacatcaaccctgttacatatctttgtgtcatcagcaaaaagacaaaccttaccagcgaggccttttgcaatatcacttatgaagatattaaacaaaatcggtcccagtacagatccctgtggaaccccactggtaacatgaccttgttttgaatgttctccattgactacaaccctctgttgctatCAATGACTTGAAGAGCAAGGTACTATCTCATTGTCTTTGACTTAAAGACCTGTTGCCCTAATTGTATAGTTTTGTTGTAGTTTTCCCTATTAGTGGTATATTATCCGATTTGTAACTTGATTCTCACCATGCCCCAACACAAATTCTGTGACAGGGCTCCCAACAATCCAAGTATTGGATATTgtatattatatggggcagtggtaCCCTTTGGGATGCCTCAGGCTTCAGGTCTTTAGTGCAACCTCAACATCTACATCCCTATAATTACACCCTGGCTATGGTTTATGCATTTTATTTCCTTTTATCCACCAATTAATTTTGGAGATTTTTCTTATATGTGttaactattattattttttttatagatcttTGTTGCCACAACTGAAAATTCCCGTGTTCTACTGCAGATTGACAATGCCAAACTGGCTGCAGATGACTTCAGACTAAAGTAGGTCCAAGGCTCTTAGTAAAAATGCAATCAAATATTGAAAACGTGATTTCACAGTTATTGAACCAGGGTTGACAATTAAATAAAATGCACTGCTGCAATATGATTTAAGTGAATGATAGTAGACATGGAGTGGAAAAAAGACATCAGAGACATAATTTGACGctcctgggccccagtgcaaaatctgcaACACGACTCCCACCCATGTGTCCTTAATAATACTGGCGTCAATAGTATGAAGGACACCAGAACATAGCTGTGACTGCTATCCCTGTCTGCCTTACAGCTAGACCTTTGAAATAAGGAAATGATTCTTGAAGACTTATTACATACATAATATTAACATTGTTTCCTCATTTGATATTGGAGAGAAACACATGTTCTTGTCAAATAGATTATAAAACATTCATaatattatattaaaataatattaCACTTCTTTGTTCATAAGGTATGAGAACGAGCTGGCTCTCCGCCAGAGTGTGGAGGCTGATATCAGTGGACTCCGTAGAGTCTTGGATGAGTTGACCATGTCCAGAGGAGACCTGGAGATCCAAATTGAAAGCTTGGCTGAAGAGCTGGCGTTCCTGAAGAAGAACCATCAGGAGGTAAGATGGATGCTGTTGCGCAACTGATCATCTATGAATGAACAAACACTGATGTCTGTACTATTTTGTATAATGTGTGAATAATGTgaattccttaaactgtttcacattaaataaaggtaaaatcaaGAAACAACGGAAACCAGTTATTGacattttaaataataataaaaaaaaaagttatattaaaAAATGTGCCATATTGTAAAAAGGGGTTTGCACATGTGATTTCAgctacttaaagggattgtccagaatTTTATGATTGAtagactatcctcaggataggccaacaATATGTAATTAGTGGAAGGCCGAAACCCCACATCCcccgctgttctgcagtagctttgGAGCAGGGAGTCATCGCTGGAACCACACAGCTCCATCCTTTgtctagtggacagagctggaaaCTGCAGCTTTGCCACCACTGCGGTGATTGGGAAGAGTGCTACAGTAAACAGctacatccactacacaatggacagagctggacagagctgtgtagttttgGCACAGACTCCCAGCATAGTATAACTATCCTGAAACAGGTGATCCACAGAGATGCAAGGTATCAGACCCCTGCCTGACAATagctcaaaatcctggacaaaaaTTTTGTAAGCCCGCCAGCAATTTgtagaaaaaaatagaaatattgtGGAAGGCTTGAGCTAATGAATaggttgtatatgttttttaggaACTGAACATTGTAAAGAGTAGTACTGCTGGCCAAGTCAATGTAGAAATGGATGCTGCTCCAGGTGTGGATCTCACCAAGCTTCTGAATGACATGAGAGCAGACTATGAGACACTGGCTGAGAAGAATCGCAAGGatgctgagacatggttcaatcagAAGGTGAGCTTCCTTCCTATTTAGTTCATCACCCCTTTATCCAGACCATTTGGCTTTTACTGAACAAGGGAACATCCTGATGATTAAAGCCAATATCTTTACTTCTTTGACCCATCTTATGGTCTAAAGTCTTGAGCAGTAATAATTAGTTTTGTTTTATTGGACGATGGTAAATATCTACCCTTTCTTGTTTTAGAGCAAGGATCTGAGCAAAGAAATTTCAGTTGGTGTGCAGCAAGTAGAAACAAGCAAGAGTGAAATCTCAGATCTCAGACGTACCCTCCAAGCCTTAGAGATTGAACTTCAATCACAGCTTGCTCTGGTAAGACAACTGAGGCAGAGGGCCTCTTTGAGTGTTTAAGACAATTACTACCACCAGCTTTATTAATGTGAACTTATATCATCATAGATCTCCTAATCATTGCTGAATTTCTAAAATCTTTTTGCTTTTAGAAAAAATCTCTTGAAGAAACCCTTGCTGAAACAGAAGGCCGCTATGGAGTACAACTGCAGCAGCTCCAGGTTGCTATTAATGGAATTGAGGAGCAGCTGCTGCAGATCAGATTGGACATAGATCGACAAAGCCAAGAGTATAGAGAGCTTCTCGATATCAAGACAAGACTGGAAATGGAAATTGAAACATACCGTCGCCTGTTGGAGGGAGAACTAGGGTAAGCCCAAAATATATACCAAACCTACTTCAGCAAAACTAACATCTAAACCATAAAGCCAAAACCTTTCAGATAAACCATACACATATGGCAAGTGGTCCAAAGTGGCCATGTTGTCTCCACCATATACCTACAAATATGCTAAGTAATGTATCTGGTTCACTACCTAAATAGGCTGTGAATGTGACCTGGAAGCAATACATTATTGTTTCTTCACCTCCAATGAGCCCATTTAAGTTAATTATTTAGACAATCCTTTTGCTTTACATTCAGTTATCACATTAACAATACTGGAAATAAAGAGGACACACCCAGTTGCAAATCCCATGTGTATTTGAAGGTGCATCTAGGTGCATCTTGGTTCAGGCAATCGAATTTAACTTACCAGCAAATCAGGACGAAGACTTGGATAAAATCAGAGAGaaaactattggggtcatttattaagaccagcattttagacactggtcttaataaccctgcgCTGGTGCTTGATGCACCTTAattatgtagaggcgctggcctctacataacttaggcaagtccaccaaaggcctaaatctacaccagctcctggTGTCAATTTAGATTATttactacgcctaaaacaggtgtaaaaaatgataaatgagacgggacaCCCGGCCCGCCCACGCCATGTCGCTTTTTTTTTTGAACTGGCGTACGTGGCCTGGAtggggaagaagtcgcagattcggTCACAAATCCCCTTTGCGACCGAATCTGCAACAGATGTACGCCAAGAATTGTGGCAACTATATTGTTAAATGCATCTACTGTATTTCAAGTGGTGAAGGGAAGATGCGAAAGAATGCTCCAAAAGGGCTTTCTACGATCAGAAAGTTACATCACATTTTATACCACCTTGATGTTGTTTGTCCAAGACATGTGTCAAAAACTAAGacagcaaaaaaaacaagatgtaAAATTGGACTGGACAACAATTTGGCACAATGTTGTCTAAAAAACCTTGGGGGGAATTTATTATTTCCACTATGGCAGCTTTCTGATGTTAGAAAACTGCAAAacccttttttgtgactttttaaatgccattgttAAATTAGAACTTTTACTCATCACTTTCCAAAAATAATG
This window of the Bufo bufo chromosome 6, aBufBuf1.1, whole genome shotgun sequence genome carries:
- the LOC121005684 gene encoding keratin, type I cytoskeletal 47 kDa-like, with amino-acid sequence MTSYRSSSAPSYQVSSSSGGFGSGFSGSNYGGSFSGGYGGGSSAGFSLSSAVGSSGGFFSGGFSGGDKQTMQNLNDRLASYLEKVRALEASNAELELKIREWYAKQVGAGADASKDYSKYYNTINDLKSKIFVATTENSRVLLQIDNAKLAADDFRLKYENELALRQSVEADISGLRRVLDELTMSRGDLEIQIESLAEELAFLKKNHQEELNIVKSSTAGQVNVEMDAAPGVDLTKLLNDMRADYETLAEKNRKDAETWFNQKSKDLSKEISVGVQQVETSKSEISDLRRTLQALEIELQSQLALKKSLEETLAETEGRYGVQLQQLQVAINGIEEQLLQIRLDIDRQSQEYRELLDIKTRLEMEIETYRRLLEGELGSSATTVSSSVVKTESIDSKKDPSKSRKVKTIIEEVVDGKVVSSTFNEIEEKLN